In Syntrophotaleaceae bacterium, the DNA window GACATATTCACCCGGGGGAGCCCCATAAGGGTTCCGGGTCCCTTTAGGATGTGGGATGTTGAAAGCGACACCGAATGTATCCTGCTGACCACAACATGCCTCAATCATTTCGGTCAGGTAGTCATGTTCCATGTCACGCCTGCCAATCAGCACATCGACATCACATTGCAAGACGTACCGCGTCCTGACCTGATCGAAACCCCATAGCTGTGATGCGACAGGGGCAGATTTGGTCGTATGTGACGCCAAGCAATCAAGGTCAAACCATCTTGAATTAATCTCCCGAATAGTTTCTTTATCTTCAGGCATGACCATCAGGCGGTTGATTACCCCTGCCGCTCTTAGCCTTCTCGCCTTTTTAATGAGCAGCTCAAAATTGCCAGGGCAGTGTTGCCGCAAAAAAGGTCCCTTGTAAGGGTCGACGAGCAACAAAACTTCCCGGAACTTGCGCGGCTTGGACAAGAGCGAAACAATGTACCGCACCTGGTGCTCCAGAGATTCGGCATCCATTGAACAACACTTGATTAATAAAGTGACGTCTTTCGCGCATGGCAGTTCAACTGGATCCGGACACGTCGCTTTTTGCCATTGAGCCTGTACATGCGTCAAGATAAGTTCACGGTAAAAGCTCTCGAAACCGGGGATCTCGCTGAGAACATCCTCCTGTCTACGTTGATCTTTTCTTCGCAAAAATTCCCCGTCGGGACAATTCAAGGCAGCAATTGCATAAAGACGTGCCGCCGAGTCCCTGAAATAATCTGCCCTCATGGCTACGATATCCTTGCCGATATCCGCCATAAATAGCTTCCCATCCGGAGCGATTCTGAAATTTTCGCGTTTAATATTTTTGCAAACAAATCCTTTTGTTAAGCAAAAAGCCAGAAACTCATGCGCTTGGGCAATGGAAATCTGGTTGACAGGTTCTGAGGGTCGATAAGGATAACGACAAACCCAACTCCCATCTGCAAAAACCCAATCAGGACTTGGGAGGAATGGGAATGTCATTTTTAGAATTTTATTAAGTTCATCAACTCCGGCATCGGATAGCTCCTCAGGATAAAAGTGTTTTTCCACAACCCCTTCTATCCGCCGGACAATCCCTTCCTGACCATGCCCGAGAATTTGCCCACCTAATTTTTTTATCTTAACCCATAAGCCTGCGGCTTGATACAACTTCTGCCGCGTCAATTTATGCCGGGAAGCCGCTAAATTTCGCTCTGTTTCGCATCCGATTAGGGAATAGTCACAATAATATGCCGATTCAAGAATGGCCCCTTCATGCGCGTGATTCAACAAAAGGTCTGTCACAAGCCAATGATCCTCTGCGCTTCTGATATCAGGATAACGCCAGCCGCTACGCGCAGAGAGCAGCAGATTGCATGATGGAAGTTCATTTGTGGCCGCTCCAGACGCCATGTCTTTAAGAATCGAAAGCACAAAATGATCATTCAGAAGGTCTTTGGTTGCTGGGTTTTCTCTGCAGATTAACTGGCCATTTTGCACTAAGCGGTTTCCCCCAATGACGTATCGAGCGTTCGCCATTTCTCCCCTGTTACATGCAGCAGCTAAAGAGGCTGAACCGGTAAAACGGTCATCTGCATCAAGTCGAGCAATCCATTTGGCCTTGGGAAAGTTTTCATCGACGAAATCGAGAATGGCGTTACGTGTCCGCGCCGGGGTCCCGCAATTCCCCTTAATAACAACCATTTCCGGGCGAGTCAGATATTCATCAACGCAAATTTGCCAATCATCTGAGGAGTAGTCATCCAGAAGCACAACAGCGAGTTTCCTGCCCGGAAGTTCTTGCTCAAAAATACTATCGAGGCATCGCCTTATCGTAGATGCCTGATTGTGCAACCCGACCCCTACGATGACCTCCGCGTCAAAAGAGGCATTCAAGTTTTTTGGATGGGTTAGCTGAATATTGCGTGGGCAGAGATTCATGGCAAACTTTCAAAATCCAAATTAAATCGAATATCTTGATTTGACATGCCCATCGGAGATCCTGTCAAATCTTTCCTGGTCTTTGTGAAATGCCCGCCCGGTTAGCCAGGCGGGCATTTCGCGTTAAAGAAAGAGTTAGGTTCGGGAAAGCCACTATCACTGCTGATCTAGTCGCCACCGTCGACTGCATCGCCGAATGTAATCATAGTAATCCTGCTCATCGTTCGACAGGTCGTCAATACCCTCGATGATCATGGTCTCTGGCCAGTCGAGGCCATCATCCAGGTCGCGTGCCAGATCAGAGCCGGAAACATCAGGCGGCGCGGCGGGCCAATGTTTGCAGCAGTTTAGCAAATGGTCCAAGTGCTTTACTACTCGCCGCCTGTAGGGAATTTCCTCGGCATATGTCTTGCGGAGTCCAGCGTCCAGATCATCCCACACAAGAGCATTTTCAATGCGAAGCAGCACCTCCAAGTTGTCTTGTCGCTCGGCAGCGAGGACATTTTCGATCTGGTCGATTTTTTTTCATAATTCATGACACTTCAAATAAAGCCCATCTGGAGAACCGGGTGGCTTTTTCGAGTTTAAGGAGTGGTGATTCGCAGGAATTGACCCGCATGGGTGAATGTCAGCTAAACCTGGACTGTCCCTGGATGGGGACTACCCCAGGCCTTTGCGGCACGAACCTGCATGGTTTCCCCCTGAAACGTATGCGGCCTGTTTAAACCTCATTAGCCACGCACTGTCTCTAATTGTCAGTGACATGTCTCCAGACGCCTTAAGTATATAGTCCA includes these proteins:
- a CDS encoding glycosyltransferase family 2 protein, translated to MNLCPRNIQLTHPKNLNASFDAEVIVGVGLHNQASTIRRCLDSIFEQELPGRKLAVVLLDDYSSDDWQICVDEYLTRPEMVVIKGNCGTPARTRNAILDFVDENFPKAKWIARLDADDRFTGSASLAAACNRGEMANARYVIGGNRLVQNGQLICRENPATKDLLNDHFVLSILKDMASGAATNELPSCNLLLSARSGWRYPDIRSAEDHWLVTDLLLNHAHEGAILESAYYCDYSLIGCETERNLAASRHKLTRQKLYQAAGLWVKIKKLGGQILGHGQEGIVRRIEGVVEKHFYPEELSDAGVDELNKILKMTFPFLPSPDWVFADGSWVCRYPYRPSEPVNQISIAQAHEFLAFCLTKGFVCKNIKRENFRIAPDGKLFMADIGKDIVAMRADYFRDSAARLYAIAALNCPDGEFLRRKDQRRQEDVLSEIPGFESFYRELILTHVQAQWQKATCPDPVELPCAKDVTLLIKCCSMDAESLEHQVRYIVSLLSKPRKFREVLLLVDPYKGPFLRQHCPGNFELLIKKARRLRAAGVINRLMVMPEDKETIREINSRWFDLDCLASHTTKSAPVASQLWGFDQVRTRYVLQCDVDVLIGRRDMEHDYLTEMIEACCGQQDTFGVAFNIPHPKGTRNPYGAPPGEYVPEVRCGLLDLDRIRSCLPLPNSVFDGALNLTWHRSLQLFQKRNSFRTLRGGDERSFYVHPENFWKNKSDKLAVIRDLIGQASLPSFQLKEWDLKGGEESWSYAFRGEDIVFLLKGRNTPKEKLRRCIASLKMQDEQSFGLVVIDDASDTTDATLLQHYLKPFGSRATLIRRHVKVGRIPNFITGIRDICTNPESLIVILDLDDALINPKTVSMLREKKISGHDVILGGMFRPDKPLKIYNPSFEDIRWKWGSDVWIHLRSFQKKLFDSLPDAYLKIDEDWIDECTDYATMIPMVEASSSPTFVQDYFYYHEPTTVRTPEVRLRKERLIKLILSKDPHLQHEILDVSCQ